TCTAAACTCGGATTTCTTGTTTGATTTGAAGTTAGTGAGAGGTGCAGGCGCCTACGTTTGTGGAGATGAGACATCTTTAATCAATTCCATTGAAGGAGACAGAGGAAAATCTCGTATAAAACCTCCTTTACCAGTTTTTGAGGGATTGTATGGTAAACCAACAGTTGTCAATAACGTTGAAACATTAGCTGCGGCAGCAGAAATAATGAGTTACGATAACAACCCTTATTCACAAATGGGAACAGAAAAAAGCAGAGGAACAAAATTAGTCTCTATCAGTGGTGATGTCAACAAACCAGGCGTTTACGAAGTAGAATTTGGAAAGTTAACAGTTAAAGATATTGTACAAGAATTGGCAGGAGGGGTTAAAGGGGAAAAAATCGGCTTTGTTATACCAGGTGGAATTTCCACCGAAGCATTAACTGAAGAGGAATTAGATGTACCTTACACCTATGAAAATCTTCAAAAAATGGGGAGTAACATCGGATCTGGCGGAATGATAGTAGTTTCTTCACAAAGAAATCATTTAGAAATCGTTAAAAATGTCTCCGACTTTTTCCGAGACGAAACATGTGGAACGTGTTTCCCATGTAGAGAAGGAAATAAGAACATAAACAAAATCGTATCGGATATATATAAAAGAGGATATCCAACTTCACACGAAATAGAAATAATCTCTGATATACAGTACGCGGTAAGCTCTGCAGCACGTTGTGGATTTGGAGAATCTTCTTTGAACCTTATTCTCTCCATATTTGAGAAATTTTACACAAAGAAGGTGGAAGTATGAAAGTAAAGATAAATAACAGAGAATATGAATTCGATCAGGAAATTAGTATTTTAGACGCCACAAAGAAAGCTCACATAAAAATACCTACACTTTGTTACTCTGAAAAACTTGAACCTTTTGGAAGTTGTAGACTTTGCTCAGTTGAAATAAAGGGGGAAAGAACCTTAAAACCAGCTTGTGTAACAAAAATAACCGATGGTATGGAAATTTTTACTCATTCTCAAAGAGTAAGAAAGACAAGAAAAACTATCATGGAATTGATAATAGCTTCTCATGGAATAAATTGCAATTTAAATTGTCTTACATGTTCAAAATCCGGCAGTTGTGAGATAAAAGAGGTTGCCGAAGAAATAGGTGTAACTGAAATAAGGGTCCCTCCAATATCTATTGGTCTACCAGAAGATAGAAGCAGTTATTCAATTGTGAGAGAACCACAAAAATGTATCGTTTGTAACCGGTGCGTCAGAAAATGCTCAGAAGTCCAGTCGGTTAACATATTAACGATTGCAAATAGAGGGCCAGATACATACGTGACAACTTTCATGGACAAAGGTATGGGGAACGTAGATTGTACAAATTGTGGGCAATGTATTTTAGAATGCCCCACAGGAGCATTACACGAGGTCTACCAAATGGATCAAGTATGGGCTGCTCTCTCTGACGAAAGTAAATATGTAATCGTGCAAACGGCTCCTGCCGTTAGAGTTGCAATAGCTGAAGAATTCGGAGCGGAACCAGGAAAAATCGCAACAAAACAAATGGTTGCGGGCTTAAGATTGTTAGGATTTGATAAAGTCTTCGATACTAACTTTGCTGCTGACTTAACGATAATGGAAGAAGCAAATGAATTCATTGAAAGATTCAAAAATAATGGAAAGCTTCCTTTATTCACATCTTGTAGTCCAGGATGGGTTAAATTCTTAGAACATAATTATCCCGAGTTTATTGATAACCTTTCATCGTGTAAATCTCCTCAACAGATGTTTGGAGCTATTGCTAAGACATATTATGCAAACAAATTAGGAATTTCAAAAGAAGATATGGTTGTCGTTTCTGTCATGCCATGTACCGCCAAGAAATTTGAACGGGTTAGACCAGAGATGAAGGGTGATGTCGATTATGTATTAACTACCCGTGAATTGGCAAAAATGTTTAAACTTGCTGGTATAGATTTGCTGAACGTTCCACAGGAGGAGTATGATGAACCTTTAGGTATCTCTTCTGGTGCCGGTGCAATTTTTGGGGCAACGGGTGGTGTTATGGAAGCCGCTTTGAGAACTGCTTACGAAGTAATAACCGGTAAGGAATTAGAAAAATTGGACTTTGAAGCCGTTAGAGGCATTGAAGGAATAAAGGAAGCTACCGTAGAAATTGATGGAATAAATTTAAAAGTAGCTATCGTGAATGGTTTAGGGAATGCCCGAAAGGTTTTAGAAATGATCAAAAACGGTGAAAAAGAATTGCAATTTGTGGAATTCATGGCATGTCCAGGTGGGTGTATTGGTGGAGGTGGACAACCTATCCCAACAAACAATGAAATACTTCTAAAAAGGATGCAAGCGATATACGAAGTTGACAGATCCCTGCCAATAAGAAAATCTCATGAAAACCCCGCTATCAAAACTTTATACAAAGAATTTCTAGAAGAACCATTAAGCGAGAAATCTCATGAATTGTTGCACACAACTTATCTTGCAAGGAGTTAATAAGGGCCTTTTGGCCCTTATTTTTCAATAGGCAAGAACAATGAAAACACAGTTCCTTTTCCAACTTCACTCTTCACCTCTATTCTTCCATCATGAGCATTAACGATCTCTTTAACAATTGCCAGTCCTAATCCAGTACTTTTTTCACTGCTTGTCCTTGCTTTATCTCCCCTATAGAAACGATCGAATATTCTATTTAAATCTTCTTTAGGAATACCTCTACCAGTGTCTTCTATAGATATTTTAGCAAAATTACCTCTTTTAACAGAAGAAATAGTAACTTTTCCTTCATCCGTATACTTTAAAGAATTATCTAAAATATTTATAATAGCTTCTTTTAATTTATCTTTATCTGCCCTGATATATAGCTCTTCCAACTTTGCAACTTCTAATGCTAAACCTTTGTTGTGGTACAAAGGACTAACTTTTTTTATTACTTCTCCCAACAAAGATTTCAAATTAGTTTTGGTAAAATTGTAAAATTGAGTTTTGTTATCACTCCTGGCTAAAAATAGCAATTTATCTATAATTTCTGACATATAAGAAGTTTCTTCTAAGATCAACTCTAAAGATTTTTTATACTCCTCTATCGACCTGTCTTTTTTCAAAGATAAACTACTTTCCGCTTGTATTATCGAAAGTGGGGTTCTTAAATCGTGAGAAACATCTGCGGTGAATTGCTTCTGTTGCTCAAAAGCTTTTTCAAGTCTCGAAATCATTTGATTCAACGTGGAAGCTAGCCTTCCTAACTCATCTTGCGTTTTTACTTTTATCCTTTCATTTAAATTATTTTCTTCGATATTTTTTGCCGTATCTATAATT
The sequence above is drawn from the Petrotoga miotherma DSM 10691 genome and encodes:
- a CDS encoding complex I 51 kDa subunit family protein, translating into MERIFLKKDLGKNLEEYDFLGLKNALKMQPQQVINKIKESGLRGRGGAGFPTGIKWETVFSIENDTKFIICNADEGEPGTFKDRFLMENLPFKVLEGIIISGYATGSKYGYIYIRGEYVEAIKIVKKAIEKLYEKNILGENILNSDFLFDLKLVRGAGAYVCGDETSLINSIEGDRGKSRIKPPLPVFEGLYGKPTVVNNVETLAAAAEIMSYDNNPYSQMGTEKSRGTKLVSISGDVNKPGVYEVEFGKLTVKDIVQELAGGVKGEKIGFVIPGGISTEALTEEELDVPYTYENLQKMGSNIGSGGMIVVSSQRNHLEIVKNVSDFFRDETCGTCFPCREGNKNINKIVSDIYKRGYPTSHEIEIISDIQYAVSSAARCGFGESSLNLILSIFEKFYTKKVEV
- a CDS encoding NADH-dependent [FeFe] hydrogenase, group A6, with translation MKVKINNREYEFDQEISILDATKKAHIKIPTLCYSEKLEPFGSCRLCSVEIKGERTLKPACVTKITDGMEIFTHSQRVRKTRKTIMELIIASHGINCNLNCLTCSKSGSCEIKEVAEEIGVTEIRVPPISIGLPEDRSSYSIVREPQKCIVCNRCVRKCSEVQSVNILTIANRGPDTYVTTFMDKGMGNVDCTNCGQCILECPTGALHEVYQMDQVWAALSDESKYVIVQTAPAVRVAIAEEFGAEPGKIATKQMVAGLRLLGFDKVFDTNFAADLTIMEEANEFIERFKNNGKLPLFTSCSPGWVKFLEHNYPEFIDNLSSCKSPQQMFGAIAKTYYANKLGISKEDMVVVSVMPCTAKKFERVRPEMKGDVDYVLTTRELAKMFKLAGIDLLNVPQEEYDEPLGISSGAGAIFGATGGVMEAALRTAYEVITGKELEKLDFEAVRGIEGIKEATVEIDGINLKVAIVNGLGNARKVLEMIKNGEKELQFVEFMACPGGCIGGGGQPIPTNNEILLKRMQAIYEVDRSLPIRKSHENPAIKTLYKEFLEEPLSEKSHELLHTTYLARS
- a CDS encoding sensor histidine kinase codes for the protein MAILLLVFGLSSYYALSYSLYDNIDNFLLTRMGDFKGVLEKTENVEDIENIKALPNEMIYIYSDDASLLRFYGYLIKIPDIQGKVQKANAGETFFFNLTTDFNWNTRFYVSTAKLKENSNVVIIIGRFTNEIENVLARLKMILISTGVLVMILAGIGGFFYADSSLKPVEKIIDTAKNIEENNLNERIKVKTQDELGRLASTLNQMISRLEKAFEQQKQFTADVSHDLRTPLSIIQAESSLSLKKDRSIEEYKKSLELILEETSYMSEIIDKLLFLARSDNKTQFYNFTKTNLKSLLGEVIKKVSPLYHNKGLALEVAKLEELYIRADKDKLKEAIINILDNSLKYTDEGKVTISSVKRGNFAKISIEDTGRGIPKEDLNRIFDRFYRGDKARTSSEKSTGLGLAIVKEIVNAHDGRIEVKSEVGKGTVFSLFLPIEK